In Chlorocebus sabaeus isolate Y175 chromosome 5, mChlSab1.0.hap1, whole genome shotgun sequence, one genomic interval encodes:
- the LOC103228119 gene encoding tektin-5, with protein MEFLGTTQTASYCGPKKCCGLTSLPAVQAPVIQECYQPYYLPGYRYLNSWRPSLFYKISNVQTCPDESSSTLRPPTTLPALRSALFSRYSPHDWDQSNQLQVRGAEASRLWASRLTDDSMRLLQDKDQLTQQMQQGTTRNLGQRLSDIGFWKSELSYELDRLLTENQNLETVKRRLECAANEVNCPLQVALECLYHREKRVGIDLVHDNVEKNLIREVDLLKCCQQQMRKLAQRIDLQMRDNRDAQHALERDLEDKSSAQCIDEKCFNLRNTSDCISFFHGMEKIDGTISVPETWAKFSNDNIKHSQNMRADSIRLREEAEHLFETLSDQMWRQFTDTNLAFNARISEVTDVKNKLQTQLAKVSRSSQDPCLLCQALTLLP; from the exons ATGGAGTTTCTTGGGACCACTCAGACTGCCAGTTACTGTGGCCCCAAGAAATGCTGTGGCTTGACCTCACTGCCAGCTGtacaggctccagtgatccaggAGTGCTATCAGCCCTACTACCTGCCTGGGTACCGCTACCTCAATTCATGGAGGCCTAGCCTCTTCTACAAGATATCCAACGTCCAGACCTGCCCGGACGAGAGCTCCAGCACCCTGCGGCCGCCCACCACCCTGCCCGCGCTGCGCTCAGCGCTCTTCTCTCGCTATAGCCCCCATGACTGGGACCAGTCCAACCAGCTGCAGGTGCGTGGGGCAGAGGCCTCCCGGCTGTGGGCCAGCCGGCTGACGGACGACTCCATGAGGCTCTTGCAGGACAAGGACCAGTTGACGCAGCAGATGCAGCAGGGCACCACCCGGAACCTGGGCCAGAGACTGTCAGACATCGGTTTCTGGAAGTCGGAGCTGAGCTATGAGCTGGACAGACTTCTCACTGAGAACCAGAACTTGGAGACGGTCAAGAGGCGGCTGGAGTGCGCGGCCAATGAGGTGAACTGCCCGTTGCAG GTGGCCTTGGAGTGTCTGTACCATCGAGAGAAGAGGGTTGGGATTGATTTGGTCCATGACAACGTGGAGAAAAACCTTATCCGG GAAGTGGATTTGCTAAAATGTTGCCAacaacagatgagaaaattagcTCAAAGGATTGATCTCCAGATGCG ggATAACCGAGATGCTCAGCATGCCCTAGAGAGGGACCTCGAGGACAAAAGCTCTGCGCAGTGCATCGATGAGAAGTGCTTTAACCTGAGAAATACGTCAGACTGCATCAGCTTCTTCCACGGCATGGAGAAAATTGATGGCAC GATCTCTGTACCCGAGACCTGGGCCAAGTTCAGTAATGACAACATCAAGCACTCTCAGAACATGCGGGCCGACTCCATCCGGCTGCGGGAGGAGGCGGAGCACCTCTTTGAGACCTTGTCGGATCAGATGTGGAGGCAGTTCACAGACACCAACCTGGCCTTCAACGCCCGCATCTCTGAGGTGACAGACGTGAAGAATAAGCTGCAGACACAGCTGGCGAAGGTGAGCAGATCCTCCCAGGATCCCTGCCTTCTTTGCCAagccctcaccctcctcccatga